One Vicia villosa cultivar HV-30 ecotype Madison, WI linkage group LG5, Vvil1.0, whole genome shotgun sequence genomic window, agcataattttaaaaccaaacaaaactCTCTCTTACACACAACTCTTTTTTAACATAGATTTAcaaaaaggttcttgtggagtaccacagatgtgagggtgCTGACACCTTTCCCCTGCATAATCAACTCTCGTACTTAAGATCTCTgctttttattagtttttatttaaaaacttctttgggttttattttgttctttcccttttcttcggaaacaataaagcatggtggcaactttcactaaaataatgactCAAGTCAATCAATGGTTttgatctcaatttttccccgctACAAATATGTAAGAATCGTCGTCTGGacggtgttagaacaagattgagaatctatttttagaatctagttttgatgataacaaacgtaTATTTGTGAGTAACaaatttattactaatggtttcatttagtgtgtaAATATTATACTTATACAGATTGCATCAGAATTACAAGTACAAAAACCACATCAGAAACTGGCTCAGATATGAAATCaaacatccagaagattgacgaagctaaacatcattcatcaaatgTTCTGATTAAGAATGCGTCAAATAAGCCAAAATCAGCAAATCAGAAGTAAAGAAGCAACAATGAAAAATAAGATCATTCAGAAGAATATGCAACAACAACAGTATCACAAGAAGCTAGATTTCATCAAAACAATCTACAAAGAGTTAAACAGCAATATCAAAGCTCATATACAACAAGCACAGAATCAGAAAGTACATTAGAAGCTTAAGGAAAATGAACAAATCAGCTACAAGAAGCTttgcaacatcagaagatcacgcaCGTAGAAAGAAcagaagttctgaagttacaagtTCTAAAGCTGCAACGCAGTGACATACAAAATGCAAACAACAAAAGAGTCACTTGTGAACCAATGAGATTTTACAACTCagcatacaaattgaataaaatacaaagCCTGGAATCAAATGGGAAGCCattagaaacatcatcataagcaaaacagttacaacatttaaaaggaacaactcccaaggttaaaagaagaagcaagccacatgcagcgcATTGGAAAGACAAAGCTTAACCGAAGAAACACGCCATACACTATAATCATCATGTTGAAGATAAGGTTCTGCCAAGAGCAACACTTGTCATTCATGAGCCAATCGAGACGAAGGCTTtcaaagcaatattcaaacaaatctcaacggctaaactccaacggtaacataccaagctctataaatagacCAAGCTTCAAAACGTGAAGGTATGCTTCCAGGTATGCATTCAGAGTATGCATTCAGTGTTTGTACATCAAATTATGTATCCATGATACATCTAGAGAGAGCAGAAAAGGAGAAACCTTGAGAGAAAATCTTTAGAGAGAAAATGAGCATGAAAAGCAGAAAAGAAACTTCAAGAATCCATGCttcagaagttacacaagaggaAACACATACTCAATATGTGATGAATCAATCCATAGTGTTGTCATACACTAATCATAAGCCTACGTGAAGAAATCATAGAAGAATTGAAGAAGGAATCTCTACTGTTTAGCAGTATTCTCCACTGGAGTTATCAGAAGTTCACTAATACTTGATCAGCTCATACATTGTTCACAATGAATGACTTGAGAAACTGAATACtctgagttgttgctcgaagaagtgtttcatgtttgcttataatcattaaatgtgttataagttgtaacaagcttcatgatcagtattcaagaagaagacaaGCCTCGGAAGAAGCGACTCAACATTGAGTcgttgctctaaatctgcttgaAGAGGAAATGAATATGGTCTTACtagaaggaattaatttcaagagctgaagctctaatctccttactcTGATAAGAAAAATACCGAGTTGAAAGAAGCAATTAATACAAGAGATGTTGCTCTTAATTGCTTTCAGAAGAAGATAAAGATCCTTGAAGAAGCAAATAaaaatagagttgttgctctaaatctgctttcagaagacgAAGACcaaatcagaagcaatcaacaaaagagctgttgctcttaatctgcttaagaagatttgaagacaaAGATCAGCATGAATAAGCACTTACCATTTGAAGCTGATGCTCATATTCCGCTTAACAACAAACATGcaaggatctcatccagaagttgaagacaagaagactacaagatatttcatttcttgtaataatatgtaaaaacacatagagttgttgctcgtaataTGTTATAGCttaagaaacttctgatagattatttaggcaccagaagtgacttctagtcagtgtgtcgtaaacatacgtattgagaataggagaccatttgcttgaataagaagcactcatgtaatctccagaagatgctTTGAGCGACCAGTTAAGGTCAGGAGCTTGAGAAGACAATTGGCTGCGAtcattgtggaaatctcttggagaccaagtgaaggtcaggagtcaatggatgttatatctagtagagatcactgaacagtccattgcagtCAGTCACAGTAGGTAGTTGTGCAGGGAGTTAATCACAACACGTTattgtgcaggttactagattgatgaatgttatatCCAGAAGGGACACTTAACGGTTCAGTcaactaggggttagtcactcgcggatAGCTTGTGCATGGTTcctgagtcaatggacgttatatctcgtggagatcactaaacgagtcattgtccagatggttagtcacagcagttggctgtgcaggatggttagtcacgacggaggatcgtgcagttgtaatcatgattagttatagtggattaagacctctggacagaggcaaatcacctgaagaaggtggactggaggtagccttattcagaaggtgaatcaggataaaaataaacgtgtTCTTTACTTTCTGTACTAATCATTGAACTTCATTCAAGACGTGCAAACACAACCAGAATTGTACTGagtaagtcagaagttctgataatacaTAAGAAGTTTaaatgaacatctcattggttatgcaactccattccaagcatgcttctgcaacataaaaacatattcagaagatgagattcaaagaagaaagaaaagaatttaaaagaaagggaatttAAATCTGATAAAGagcacaattcaatccccccccccctttcttgtgtttttctccaccttcggACGGACTCGTTAATATAAagctttatttttataaaatattattatagttttagTTTCTAATTCTAAAATTACAACGGTTTTCATAACGAGAATAAAAAGTCAATAAAGGTTACGGTCAATAGAGCGacaatttgaaattttaaacGGATAGTAGAAACTAGGCATTAATCCTAAACACATTGAGAACACTTAGGATTAATTAAAacctattaatttttaaaatttacttttAATTCAAATGAGTGAGCGACGGCAAAGCATTTTGGTTTAAGAGTATAGTCAGAGTCAATAGCACGAGAGTGTGAGATAAAGACTTTTAAATCAATATTTTCTACTGAAAAGTATTCTGACACATTTTACGCTAACGTTTTACCGAATCTCCGAAGTATGATACGAGTTACATATCGGTGTCTCGTTATTGAATTTTTCTACTAAAGTTGTATTTCCTCGTTTAAATTTATTTCTCGTTTCTCTCAACCTCAACAAGAATCATTGGCTTTAGATTTACATAGTAACATTAGATAACTGtagtttgatttttggtcctttaGATTTGATAAACTACGCGATACGACTGTACACTTGCAATCACGAATCCTATAGACATACTAAGTCGCCATCAATTCATAAAGCCATTCaacataattttcaaaataacttCAAAACTATTGAGAAGAAGCAGCTGGTAGGCCCAAGTATGGTCATTGACTCAGTAAAGTATTCTTAGCATTCAACATCAACAAGTCTTTCTTTCAGAAACCCACTCTCCTCTATTATAGTAGTAGTATTCTCATATTGCAGGCGCCGACAGACCAGCCATTTTCAAAGTTGAATTTATTGCTTCTTTCAAACCAGTAGTCCCTACTAAGCACAAACTTCCTTGGTAGTATTCAAATAATAGTCACACTCATTCATGTAGTAGTAACACTCTCACTAATTATCCATACtcaaaaatataattaagaaATTCTAAAAGCAATATAGTATATCATCTtctatgtacaaaaaggaactttttttttttttttttgacagtcaAAAAGGAACTTACTTATGTTACAACGTGTATGTTTGAATTGACAGTAAGTTTGGCATAATCAAAGTGTCCCCGTGATTTCGTCAAGCTTACCGTGTATCCAAGCATACACCGTGTTTAATGATGTGTATCATCATGTTCATACCCAGTTGGTGGAAGACAGAGAGAAGTCCTGGAATCTGAATGAGACATCTCCAGCTGTGTCTTTCTCAAGCTGCATAGGCTGAGAACTATCACGGGTACTGATATCACCTGAATCAGAACCTTTGCAGGATTGAACTTCAGATGGTAACGGTAACACGGATGGAGATAGGGGTTTCGATTTTGTACTCTCTACACTTGAAGTAGTCATTGTTCTGTCCCAAAGGAAGACGTGTAGGAGAATAGGAACTTTAGTGTGTCGATGTAAAGAGAGTTTCTGGCTCAATGAAACTGTGTCATAACATCGAATTGCTCCTGTTGATGAAACCATCCATGGGAGGACTCTTTGATTTGAAAGCCTTGAAACTACTAATAGCCTTGAAGTTTCTGTAGCTAGTTTGTATAGTTTGCTTAGACCTGAACGCGTGGCTGGTGAACTTTCTTTACCTTCATCTGTAACTGATGATGAGATGAATACGAAACCCTGTTGATCACAAAATTATCAGATCAAACATTCAATAATTAAAGACTTGTTTAGTATTGGACAATCTTAATCATGTTCAATCGTTCgattttcttaaattttattATCCGCGTCAGTGTTGTGTCTAGTGTTAGTGTCTGTGTATATGTTCCATAGCATGTATGCAAGATCCAAGAGAGGGAGAAACCTCTTCTGTACGACTAATTGAAAAGCCAAGCTTTGAATCATCGTCTCTTAGTTTTATCTCTATTGAGAACTCTCCTCCCATTGGAGCATACCATAGTCGAATTGCTCTAACAACACCAATGTCTACTCCGTGATAATCTTCAAAACCATAAAGGCTTGCATTTGCAATGTTGCATAAGTCGGATAAGGACCCTGTGTTTACAGTGGAAGAAGCAGTCTCTCCGGATATCTGTCATACAAGACAAACTATAGTTATCACAGACAAAGTCTATAAGGACAGTGTTCGAATTATAAAATGGTCAAGGAGTCGATGGTTTACCTTGGTAAGTAAAGACTCGGTTTGAATATTCATAAAGACAATAGGGACCCCTGAACCTTGAGCTGCGTTAAGCCATGCGTTTGCCCTGGCTAGTGTGTCCTCCACGTCATTGTAGCGAGAAGCTACCCTATCTGAAACTTTGGGAAGAAGTAATATGGAAAGAAAGTTGCTAGAATTGGGAACTGATAGCAACTCTTGCATCCTCCTCTCCCATGGATACGAGACAAATCCATCTTGTATTCGGGTTTGTGTTAGCTCATTTACCATCCTAGTGGTCCTTGTAGCTGAAAAGGACAGTTATATCATAAGTCGTAATATGTAACCATTGCTGAACAAATGAACATCTAGCAAACAATGAAACATAGGTACAGTAAATTTATGAAAATAGAAGTGAGTAAACATAATTATACATGTTAGTGTCATATCAGTATCAACATTCAACACTCATGAGCTTTTAATGAACTTTATCCCTACTAATATTAAAAGTAGGAAGATGTGTCCCTCATATTTGTGTGAGATTGAGACAAGTACAAGTACTATGTGGTAAAAAAAAAGGGGGTAACGGTATGGTTTTGGCAAAGGAGAGGGGGACCTGGGATCAATGCTACTTACTAACTAACCAGAACAAGAAAATAACGCAGTACCTTAGATGTAAGATCGCTctcatcaaaaatcaaattaaaattaaaactatttcaTACATGAATTAATCTTCAACAGCAAGAAAAAATTGTACCAGAGAAGACCAACGGTTGTAACTACCATGTGCCCATTAATTATCCagctaaaatcaacaaaatcctaaTAGAAATCTAGACAGTTGTGTCTTTTCTTAACCACTTCGCCCTTAAAGACTTCATGTTTAGGGGATTGTTGACTGTTATTTTGTGACTCAAGCCGGCATACTATCAACAACCTCGTCCCATTTACCTTCACCATGTCTTGCAAAGTTGTTGACAACGCCTCACCCAGAACAGTCTTGAGCATGTGCTAAGTTCTCATAATATCTTTGTCACAGTTAAAACGTGGTGGTTAAATAGAGCTTTTAATTAATATTGTGGTTGTTAAACCATGGTTAACCTACACATGGTCTACAAAAACTTAAGACGGCTACCCTGTGTGGTAGCCCGTCATCCACCACGCTACCTAGTGGAGCAGAATCAGTCGTTCAATCTAAACATGCATCAAGTTTCAAACCAGCAAGAAAGTGAAATTAACTAGTAACAACAGTACCTTGGAGTTGGAAGCACTCAGCTTCAGTTCGATCCAAAAACCCAACAAGATAATCAGGATCCGTAATAGACCTAAGAACATAACACTTCTTACTCCCAGACAAATCATTAGGAACAATACAAGCCTGCAACTCAGCGAACTCATCAATTCCACGCCGAACTCGAACAAGAATAGAACTCTCTTTTTTCTTATACGCTTCCTGAAGGATCTTATTAACACCACTCTTACCGTTCTTAAAAGGCGACTTAAACCGAATCAGTGAGTTCGCTGAGCCTCCCAGTCGAAGCTCTTCAACTATATCGCCGGTCTGTAGCACGTCGCCGGATTTGGAACTTCCTCTGAAACATTCGATGGATAGTACTTTTGAGGATCGTGATGGTGAGTCCGGTGAACTTCCCTGTGACGATGTTCGGTCCATGgtcatgtttttgtttttgttgttgttgtttgtttacCTTTGAAGTCGGTGAATTCGGTGGTGTTATTAAATGTTAGTTATGGTTGGTTGAGGGtgttttagagagagaaagagaaaagaaatttaCACAAACGGTTGAATggtgtttttgttttctttaattaattgtgTTAATGTTGAAATGAGTGAGGTTTAGTTGGCCTGAGGGATGTGACTGTTTTTGTATGGAGTTGTAGAAAATGTAAAAATAATGCTGGTGTATAATTTAAGATAAGAAGTCAAAAAGTCAACGGGATTAGATGAGGTCAGTAGTGTGAATCCAAAAGAAAATATGTGGTTTACTGGTTTTTAACGAAGGGGTAATCCATGTAATTTGACGGATTTGGATCCTCTCCAATTTTTTAACACCTTCTGCCCATTCTGCTTTGATTTCAGCCATTCAATTAATCTAGTGAAGGAAAGGTAAGAAAATGTATTGAATAATTGAGAAGATcaaacctttaatttttaaatcaatGGATAGAAACTGCACAGAAGAGAGAGCAGCAGGGAAACAACATGAGGGGATCTGTTTCCGTAATTTGACAGGTTGTGATTTTGATTCCA contains:
- the LOC131602026 gene encoding uncharacterized protein LOC131602026 gives rise to the protein MTMDRTSSQGSSPDSPSRSSKVLSIECFRGSSKSGDVLQTGDIVEELRLGGSANSLIRFKSPFKNGKSGVNKILQEAYKKKESSILVRVRRGIDEFAELQACIVPNDLSGSKKCYVLRSITDPDYLVGFLDRTEAECFQLQATRTTRMVNELTQTRIQDGFVSYPWERRMQELLSVPNSSNFLSILLLPKVSDRVASRYNDVEDTLARANAWLNAAQGSGVPIVFMNIQTESLLTKISGETASSTVNTGSLSDLCNIANASLYGFEDYHGVDIGVVRAIRLWYAPMGGEFSIEIKLRDDDSKLGFSISRTEEGFVFISSSVTDEGKESSPATRSGLSKLYKLATETSRLLVVSRLSNQRVLPWMVSSTGAIRCYDTVSLSQKLSLHRHTKVPILLHVFLWDRTMTTSSVESTKSKPLSPSVLPLPSEVQSCKGSDSGDISTRDSSQPMQLEKDTAGDVSFRFQDFSLSSTNWV